The DNA sequence CTCGATGGATCTCTATTACGTCTTTTAATCTATAAAAAGCCTATAGGGATTACTTTATCAGGATGGTCCCTAAAAATTAATGAACCAGCCTCGATAGATCATCCCTCTGTGAGTCATTTAGATCCTGGATCTTTACTTAGTTATTTAAATACTTCTAAAATTCTTTGTGAGCATGGTTCGATTAATATGAAGACGGTCTCGGGATCTTGGCTGTCGGTATCGGGTTTTTACTTAGAAAGGTCAACAAAGAAGTTCATGACTAAGTGTGTCGTAAGCGAAGATCAGCAGTCTGGAACTATCTTTATAGAGAGTATATTTTCTCCTACAAGTATCTCTGCACAATTTTCTTCTGTGCCTATTGCTTTCTTTAAAATTTTTATAGCATCTCCATTTTGGGATCATCTCTTGTCTTATGAAGATATAGTAAACTTATCAGCAGAGGCAGCGCATACTAATGATGGTAAGATATCTATGACAGCTTCTTGTCAAGGAAATCAAATCCAATGCAAACTTCAAGGTCATGTATATAAATCGGTATTCTATATTATAGAAGGAAGCTCTTCGTTCATAGAGCTTAAACCTGAATTGGCATCTGCTCTCTGTAACCTCATGATTCCATTGTCGACACCAATCAGTAGCAAGCAAATTCATGCTACTGTGTCACATGCAAAAATTCCTTTAGATATAAGTAAATGGAAACAGATTGAAATTACTTCTCAAGCGCAGCTTCCTCAGATTTCAATATACCCAGAAGATCCTAACCTAGCTTTACAACTGCGTGACACTCAACTAGGTATTAAAAAGACTGAAAAATTCTCAGATATTCGCTATGCCTCGTCGACAGTTTTAGGTGGTGCTGCTCCTTCTCATCTTAATGGTTTAATACGGATAGACAGTAAAAAGAAGCTTACTAAATTTCGTCTACAGCAAGCACAACTTCCCCATACCTATTTAAGAGCTATTTTCCCTAAGCCTTTTATTATAAATACTCCCCTAGATGTTCCCTACTACTCATTAAACATAGAAGGAACATATAAAAATGCCCATTTAGATGCAGACGTTATTCTGGATAATCCGTTACTAAAATTAACTTGTTCAGCATCTGGCGCGTGGAAGAATTTTCTCTTTAAAGGAGAGGGAACGTATCACTTTAATAAAAAATGGCAAAAAATACTTTCTCCTCATTTTTCTTCCGCTGAAGCTACATTCTCGGGAAGAGCACAAATTACAGAAATGAATCTATTTTTTCCCAAATTTTCTGGTAAAATTACCGCAGGAGAAAATGAATTTTTCATTCATGCAAAATTTGGATCCCCTCGTGAACCTATAAAGCCTGAAACCACATCTATTCTAGTTCACGGACATTTTTCGTCACTTCCGCTGAGCCTTATCTCCAATCATTTTTCTCCCTTTCAACTGAAAGACTTGAACTTTTCCTTCCATACGGATGGAGCAAAGTTTATAACTAAGGGAAATTTGCAAGCTCTTATTGATAATCCAGATTACCCAAATCTAAATCACACACGTATTTTAGTTCCTGAAATTCTTATTACTCCTGAAGAATTTTCTTCTCCCTCTTTGGAAGACCTGACAGTCCAATGCTCTGGAGAGATCTTTTCTCTACCTTTGGACTCAATTACAAAGATCTATGGGAAAAAAGTTCTGCTTTCTCCTTACTTTGGCTCATCCGGAGATATCAAATTTGAGTTAAATTATAACCCTAAAGATCTAGAACAACTCAAGTTAAATTCAAACTTTAAATCAGACGCTCTCTTAGCAGAACTGAATTTGATCATGGATTCCTCTATGAAGTTATCCTCTGGAAGCCAAGGGATTCTTCAATGGGAGGTAACTCCTGAACGTTATGCAAGTTTCTTTAAAAATGCATCGTGCTTGCCTACATGCCTGCTTCATAGAACTGCAAGCTTACGTCTAGATGTATCGAAACTCTCATGTCCAGATCAAACAAAGGGCCTTTCTTGCCTAACACTTTTGGTTGCAGGAGGACTTGAAGGCTCTCTAGCTACAACACCATTAATTTTCTATGATAATGTGTCTAAAGAGACTTTTATTATTAATGACTTTCAAGGTTCTTTACAAGCCGATAATTTAGATTCTAAAATAGAATACAAGCTCAACGGCTCCTGTCTAGCCCCTAGGCAGGACTCAAAGGCTCCTGCAGAATTTTCTTTAGAAGGAAGAGTGAACCACTTATTCTCTCCAGAATCAAGGCAGTTTAAACAAACTGCACACTGGATTCACATTCCTTCTTCCTTTATTGCTGGAATTATGCCAATGTCACTAGGATTGAAAGCTCAAATATGTTCTCTTGCTGGCCCTAGAATTAACGTATCCATTAAGAATGAGCTTGACATTGGTGAAGGATCAATTGACATTATGGTAGATTCTGAGAACCTTCAAGCTCAAATTCCACTAATCTTAAAAGAACAATCAATTTTACTTAGAGATAATCTCAAAGCTCATCTTAATATCAATGAAGATGTAAACAAAGCATTTTTACAAGAGTTTAATCCACTCATGGCAGGAGGAGCCTATTCTCAACATCCAGTGACTTTAGAGATCAATAAACAAAATTTCTATCTTCCTATACGTCCCTACTCTTTTGAAGAATTCCGAATACAATCAGCAACTTTGGATATAGGTAAAGTCTCGATAGCAAATACAGGAACTATGTACGCTCTTTTCCGATTTCTAGATATTACTGAGAATAAACAATTTGTAGAATCTTGGTTTACTCCTATTTTTTTTTCTGTGCAAAAAGGTTCTATCAACTGTAAGCGCTTCGACGCTCTTATTGACGGTCGAATACGCCTTGCTCTATGGGGAAAAACTGATATTGCTAATGATCGTCTTTTCATGACTTTAGGCATTGATCCGGAAGTTATTAAGAAGTATTTTCATAACACTTCTTTAAAAACTAAAGACTTCTTCCTTATCAAAATTCGAGGATCCATTTTGTCTCCTGAAGTCGACTGGTCCTCAGCTTACGCTAGAATTGCTCTACTAAAAAGTTATAGTCTTGGAAATCCTTTTAGTAGTCTTGCTGATAAACTGTTCTCTTCTCTTGGTGATTCTACGCCTCCACCCACAGTGCATCCTTTCCCATGGGAAAAAAATAATCCTAATTCTATAGAAAACAAACTTTCTGGAAAGTAGTGCTGTGGGCTGCTGATCACTTCTACTAAAAGAATCGATTCTAAATATGTCTGAAAAGCTTAACATTTAGATTTTTAAGAAATATAAATGTATGTATAATGCATGTAATATTTACATCGATTCTAAATATAGTAGGGGTTTTTTACATCTCTAGATAGGGGTTTTTTACATCTCTAGATAGGGGTTTTTTACATCTCTAGATAGGGGTTTTTTACATCTCTAGATAGGGGTTTTTTACATCTCTAGATAGGGGTTTTTTACATCTCTAGATAGGGGTTTTTTACATCTCTAGATAGGGGTTTTTTACATCTCTAGATAGGGGTTTTTTACATCTCTAGATAGGGGTTTTTTACATCTCTAGATAGGGGTTTTTTACCATCTCTAGATAGGGGTTTTTTACATCTCTAGATAGGGGTTTTTTACATCTCTAGATAGGGGTTTTTTACATCTCTAGATAGGGGTTTTTTACATCTCTAGATAGGGGTTTTTTATGGCAAATTCATGCGCTTACGCAAAATGTTATTCTAGTTGGCAAGCTTCTCTTATGAGGAGTTTAGACTCTTATTTCGCTTGCTCTACTAGGGTGAGACAAAGAATTGTTCTGGTAGATCCTAATGGCCTTGCTTTCGTTAAAGAAGAAAAATTTAAGATTTCTACATTAGAAAAAATCTTAAAGATTATGTCCTTTATTATCTTCTTCCCTCTTGTCATAGTTGCCCTAGCCATACGCAATTTCTTACATAAAAAATTGGATAGATTTTCTATCAAATGCCTTTATCTACCAACAGAAATGACTAGAGAAGAAGAGCTTATCTTTGCTGCCAATCCTCAATTAGTTAAAGAAGCTGTCTTAACTGCAGTTCCTTTATTTTATTATACTCCGAAGAAATATCAGCTTATAAAATTCGAAGCTCTTGAAGGACAGGCTCCTAAAATTACTTTCTCTATAAATATAGAGTTGCTCTTAGAAGACTTGGATCTGCAATCTCTTAATTGGCCAACAAAGTATCTATACGATGACTTAGACTTTACAGGTCATCCAGAGGAGGAGGCCCTAATTAATAAGATTCGTGCAATTGAAGGAAAAGATAGCGAGGAGATGAGTCTAGAAAGCAAAAAACTCTTGGTGCTACATTTCCTAGAATGTATCTGCACCCAGCACCCCACTCTTAACGAAGAAGATGAAGGTACTGTACATATACGGTTGCCTTTTACATATCATGAACATGGATATAAGACACCCATTAATGTATGTAGATACAAGAAAACCATATGGTATAAGATCTTCTTTTGGCAGACGGGCTCTGCTTTCAGAAACTCACCTGGATCACTCGTGTATGATAGACTTGTAAAGTTAGGGGTGTTTACGGCAAATAATTATTGTTCACTCGTTCGTACTCAATATATATCCGCTAGTGCACCATTCCGTGCCCTGTTTGAGGCTGACCCAATATCTATGTTAAAATTAGCAGGTTTTCTTTTCTAAAATTAAATATCCTAACAACTACTTGGAATTTTAATTATATATTCCGATTTCAATTAAAGTCAGGGACTGTATTTTTTTTCCTTGCAATAAGGCATCTTATAGTCCCTAGAAAATAACTACTAGAAAATTAAGAGTTGGACAGAAGTTTGTTGTCTAGAAGACTTTTAAATCTTCAGAGTTCTAGTAAAGGAAGTCTCTAGGCTATACTCTCAAAAATATCAGGAAAGGTTTACTTATTGATCCTGCCTTATTGGTTTCTATCGAAAGCTGTATCCTCTTCGCATTCCTGATATTTTAGGGTAAGCACTTTCCTGTTTTTTAGAGGTCGATGGCTTTAAATTTTGAACCACTTTTCTGACCGCGCTTTTAACTTCAGTTAGCATCTCACTGGGTTTAGGGAGGCATGGCTCAAAGTAATACAGACAATGCAGGAGTAGTCGAATAAAAATAATATAAAAAATATTATTCGTGTTTTTTAATTAATTATTTTTATAAAAATAAAAATTAGTTAATTAATTATTTAGGATCATAACTCATGAGAAAAAGCCACTCTTTAGATCAAACCTCAACAAAAAAAGAAGTTATTTCTAAAGCTATTCAGAAAATTATTAAAATTATGGAAGCAACAGAACCTCCTCTATCCTTAGAAAATTCAAATTCAGAAATTACAGGGATATTAGAAGAGATCAGAGAAATTAAACAAACGCTTTCAAAACAAGCTGAAGGGCTCCAGATGCTTGAAAAATATTGTTCTCAAGAAACACTCTCTGATCTTCAGGATAATGCATCATCACTAAAGCTTTCAATCAACAGTGTGATAGAAGAGCTTGGTTCTTTGAAACATCTTGTAGAAGAAAGCATAGAAGAATCCTTAGGTCAGCATGACCAACTCATCCAATCTGTACTTATTGAAGTCTCAGATAAATTTCTTTCTTCTATAGGAGGGACTCTTTCTGGAAAACTTGATATGAGTAATAATAAGATTCAAGGACTTCTAACTCAAGAAAATCCTGAAGAATCTGATGCGGCTTCTGTGGGGTATGTACAAAGGTTGTTCCAACCATGCAATACGAGAATCGGCGAAATTTATGAGAAAGTATCTCTTCATGATACCAATATCTCTTCATTGCAGTTCCATATGATGTCAGTAGCCGGAGGTAAATTCCGAGGTCATATTGATATGAACGGGTATCGTATTTTAGGAGTCGGTGATCCTAAAAATGGAGAAGATGCAGTTTCTAAGGACTACCTAGAGCGCTATGTTAGTTCTCAACTCTCTTCAGAAAAGACTGAGGAAAAATTACCTAAAAAAATGAATACAGGAAAACTTCTCTATTCTCAGGGACTTAGTCCTAAATTAGAAAGCCCTCTACCTCTAGGACTTCTTACTTCTGGAATCCTTGGATTTACTTGGAAAAGCACAAGTAAATCGAGTGATGGTAGTTTTCCTTTTACTGCGCTTAGACATAAGGAAACAGAATCTGATACTGAGTGTTTCCGTATTACATCAACAACACTATCAGGAAATCAATCAGGAACCTATAAATGGTCCTTGTCTTTAAAAGCTTTGGTCCCTGCTATTTTTAACCTCAAAAATCCTGAAGTTCTGCTTTCAGTTATGTACTATTACGAAGATTGGATTCCTATCGATAATATTTTGAATATGTCCCAACCAATTACGTTACCCCTTGCTTTAATAGGACAAACTATGCTGGGAGGACACAAATATGACATTTTAGAACTCGCTCCACATCAAACAAACGAGACTTTATTAATTAGCCCTAACTGTTCTGGATTCTCTTTACAATTAAAAAATACTCAACAATTTGAAAATACTCCAATTGATTTTTATGTAGTCCACGCTGCTCACTCCTGTTACTGGTTAGGATTCTAAATAACCACTACAGCTGCTTTTAGCAGCTGTAGTCAATATTCTTCAGAATGCAAATATTTCGATAACGGATGATCTAAATTTAACTCTCCATTACGCTTGTCATAGGCACCGGCAATAGTTCCTTGATCTATAAGATAAATACGATCCAAACAACTATGAACAAATTGCATATCATGGGTTGTTACACCAACAGTGAACTTCTGATCACGTAGTGTTTCTAAAAGATGCCTGAATGATGTGGTAGCAAAAGGATCTAAAGCTGATGTTGGTTCATCAAAAAGCAGCGTACGCTTATCCATGCACAGAGAACGTACAATTGCTACACGTTGTTTTTGGCCTCCAGATAGTTGATCAGGATAACTCTCAGCAACTTCTGCTATCCCAAGAAAATTTAAAAGCTCAAACGCCTTGTCTCTAGCCTCTTGACTACTGCGACCTTTTATATGAATTTGCGGATGTGTGCAGTTTCCTAAGACTGTCATATGAGAAAATAACTCGGGTTGTTGAAAAACCAAAGCTGGCGTCTCGCCTTGAATAACAATGTCTCCTTGTATAGGCTTAACTAGCCCCGCAAGAGCACGTAAAATTGTGGTTTTCCCTGAACCACTTTTACCAACAAACAGTGTAATATGTCCCTCTTCTAAAGAAAAAGTTACGTCATATAAAACCTTCTTCTGATTAACAGAATAAGCTAGATTTTCCACCTTAATTGTCATAACTCCTCCTTTTCTCTGACAACCTAGCAACACAAGAAAATGCTGTTGTCATCAAGAAATACAGCCCAGCACAAACAAGGTACATTTCCATAGGATTCAACTCCCTGGAAACAATGTCTTTAGTTACTTTAGTTAATTCAGGAACCCCCACTACCATCAAAATACTACTTTCCTTAATTAAAGAGACAAACTCATTTGTTAGTGATGGCAATATATTTTTAATGACCTGGGGATAAATAATATAAATAAAAATTTGATGCTTTTTATACCCTAAAACAATGGCAGATTCCCATTGTCCGATAGAAAGAGAATTGATTCCTCCACGAATATTTTCTGCAAGATAGGCAGCGGAATTCATACTTAAAGCAATAATACCTGCAACTAAAGGTGTTGGTTCTATAGGAACAACTCCAGGCAAGCCAAAATATACAATTAAAATTTGAATAAATAAAGGGGTTCCACGAATGATAGTGACATAACTATTAGCTAGAAATTTAGTTAACCGTGAGGGAAAATATAAAGAAGTTACTGTTCCAATTAATAACCCCAAAATAGAACCGCAACAAATTCCTATACCACTAATAAATAGTGTGTATCCGCACCCTCGCAACAATAATTTTGTTGTAAGTAGCCAATGATCCATTCTGACCTCTTGTGCATATTTATTTACAATAAAAGCATATTTATGCAATTAATCCAAGAAAACTTGTAATAGGTTTGCAATAGCATCCACTAAAAGTAAAAGACGCTGTTCTTCAACAGGGGTCACAAAGACAGTATCATCTCCTGCTAAAGTTCCAAGAACCTCATCTTTAAGCTCTTCATCTATCAATCCCGCGATCCAAGAAGCAGAACCAGGTACCGTACGGATCACGATAAGATAGGTGTTATGACGAATAGAAACAACTAAACGAGGGGCATGAATGTTATCCTTCGAGGGTGGTAGAGAATAACTTGGCCCATGATGACCAGGAATCTTGACAGCATGAATTTTTCGTAACCATCGAGATACGGAAGACTGTGTAGTAGTGAATCCTTGAGCAGATAGTTTCTCGCACAACTCTTCCTGAGTTGCCGCTCCTTCAAGACGTAAAATTTCTTTTAAAGTTTCCTCTATAGTTAATTTTTTTTTCATAGAACCCCTGTGTAACTTTTACTTGCTCATATTGAGAAGTCACCCATACTATGGAAGGTAACTTTTTCTTTGTTTGGTTTATTATGCTCACCCTAGGCTTAGAAAGCTCTTGTGATGAGACTGCTTGTGCTATAGTTAATGATGATAAGCAGATATTAGCAAATATTATTGCATCTCAAGATATCCATACATCGTATGGTGGCGTCGTCCCCGAACTTGCCTCAAGAGCGCATCTGGATACTTTCCCAAAAGTCATAAATAAAGCTCTAGAACAAGCAAATCTTTCGATTAAGGATGTAGATCTGATCGCAGTAACACAAACCCCAGGATTGATAGGCTCTCTATCAATAGGAGTACATTTTGCTAAAGGGCTTGCTATAAGCACAAGGAAACCTCTGATTGGAGTTAATCATGTCGAAGCTCACTTATATGCTGCTTATATGGCAGCGCAAGACGTCTTGTTCCCTGCCCTTGGTCTTGTGGCTTCTGGAGCTCATACTGCAGCATTTCTTGTTGAAAACCCTACATCATACAAGCTCATAGGGAAAAGTCGAGATGATGCTATGGGAGAAACTTTTGATAAAGTGGGGCGCTTTTTAGGGTTGCCCTATCCTGCAGGACCGTTAGTTGAAAAACTTGCCCTAGAAGGTTCTGAGAATGCTTATTCCTTTAGTCCTGCTAAAGTTCCTAATTATGATTTCTCTTTCAGTGGTCTTAAAACTGCAGTCCTATACGCAATTAAAGGAAATAACACGAACCCACGCTCTCCTGTTCCAGAGATATCTCAAGAAAAGCAAAAAGACATCGCAGCTTCATTTCAGAAAGCTGCGTGCACTACTATTGCACAAAAACTTCCTACTATTATAAAAGAATTTTCGTGTCAGTCTGTACTTGTTGGAGGTGGCGTAGCCATTAATAATTACTTTCGATCAGCAATAAAAGCTACGTGTAATTTACCCCTATACTTCCCTCCTGCCAAGCTATGCTCTGATAATGCGGCTATGATTGCAGGTCTAGGAATAGAATCTTTTAAAAAAAACTCGAGTATTTCGGACATTCATTTATGCGCAAGATATCAGTGGGAATCTGTCTCGCCCTCGTTTGTGTTTTCTCTCTAGGACTCCAAAGTTGTAAAAAGTACAATCGTCTTTATATGCCAAAAGGTGAACTCGCTATTAATATACGAGATGAGCCTCGTTCTCTAGATCCAAGACAAGTACGACTACTTTCAGAAATCAGTCTTGTTAAGCATATCTATGAGGGGTTAGTAGAAGAAAATACTACTTCAGGGATTATAGAGCCTGCTCTTGCAGCAAACTACTCTGTCTCTGAAGACGGTCTAACCTATACTTTTAAATTGAAACAAGCTTTTTGGAGCAACGGCGATCCTATCACAGCTGAAGACTTTTTAGCTTCTTGGAAACAGATGGCTAATCAAGAGGTCTCCGGAATCTATGCTTTTGCTTTTAATCCGATTAAAAATGTAAGAAAAATTCAAGAGAAAGAACTCTCTATAGATCACTTTGGAGTGAGTGCCCCAAATGAATCTACGCTTATTGTTACCTTAGAATCTCCAACCTCACATTTCTTAAAACTTCTAGCTCTTCCTGTCTTTTTTCCTGTTCATAAATCTCAAAGAACCCTTCCTTTGAAAGAAAGTTTGCCTATAACAAGCGGTGCTTTCTATCCAAAAAAAATCAAACAAAAACAGTGGATAAAACTCTCAAAAAATCCTTATTACTATAATCAAAAGCAAGTTGAAACCCAAACAATTACTATCCACTTCATCCCTGATGCAAATACAGCGGCAAAATTATTTAACCAAGGCAAACTTAACTGGCAAGGACCTCCTTGGGGAGAGCGAATTCCCCAAGAAACTCTATCTAGTTTAGAGTCTAGGGGACATCTGCACTCTTTTGATGTTGCTGGAACTTCATGGCTTACTTTCAATATCCATAAGTTCCCTCTCAATAATATGAAACTTAGGGAGGCATTAGCATATGCATTAGACAAAGAGTCGCTTGTTTCTACTATATTTTTAGGTCGTGTAAAGACTGCCAATCATCTTTTGCCCACAAATATTCATAGTTATCCTGAACAACAGGAACAAGAAATATCCTACCGCAAAGTTTATGCTAGAAAACTTTTTACAGAGGCTCTTGAAGAACTCCATATCACTGCTAAAGACTTAGAACATCTAAATCTTATTTTCCCGGTATCTTCACCTACAAGTTCCCTCTTAGTCCAACTTATCCGAGAACAGTGGAAAGAAAGTCTAGGATTTACTATTCCCATTATAGGCAAAGAATTTGCTCTGCTTCAATCAGACTTGTCCTCAGGAAACTTTTCTTTAGCCACAGGGGGATGGTTTGCAGATTTCTCTGATCCTATGGCATTTCTTACAATTTTTGCTTATCCATCAGGAGTGCCTCCCTACGCAACTAACCATAAAGGCTTCCTTGAGCTTCTCCAAAACATAGAGCAAGAAAAAGATCCCAATAAGCGTTCCAACTTGGTATCCCAAGCCTCGTTTTATTTAGAAACATCTCATATTATTGAACCTATTTATCATGATGCTTTTCAATTCGCTATGAATAAAAAACTTTCTAATCTAGGAGTCTCGCCAACAGGAGTGGTAGATTTCCGTTATGCTAAAGAAAACTAACTTTTCCTTAGATTGATCAAGAACTGAATCTTATATTAAGTGGGTGTCATTATGACACCCTTGATTCCCTAACTTTATCTTCTAAAGTTATACTTTCTTGGTTTCCTTCAAAATGCTCCGAATCTCCATCTTCTAAAGGAACTTTAGTCATAAATATGAAAAAAGTGCGCTATCCTTTTGATCGAATAAAAGCCCATCTGATGGCAGATCAAAACATAATGCGTGACATAATGCGTGATGTATTCTGAAGGATTGGTCAAATAGCGCTCTTAAAACAGAGAAATAAAGATCAAACTTTGCCCTTATTTATACCATTATGTCATTCTAATATTCGAATTGCTTTGAATAAAAATATTCAAAACTTTAAAAATCCTAGTCTCTTGAATCGAAGGACATCTGATTTTCGTTTTTTAGAGAAAGTATTGAGCTTTGTTATAACTTAATTATTTTTGTGAAAATGTTTTTACGATGGGTTTCATTATTTTTATTGATCACTAGTCTTACTGGATGCCTTCCCTACTCTGCAAAACACAAACAATCTTTAACTATTGCAATTCACGATGATCCTATAGCTTTCTCTCCTGAACAAGCAAAACGATCAATGGATCTATCAATTGCAAAATTGCTTTTTGATGGTCTAACTAGAGAAACTCCTACCGGCTCTAATGGTTTAGAGCTTGCAATTGCTAGTCGATATACAGTTACCGAAGATTTTTCGTCTTATACATTCTATATTAAAGACAGCGCCTTATGGAGTGATGGAACACCCATTACTTCTGAAGATATTCGGAATGCTTGGGAGTATTCCCAAGAGCACTCTCCTCATACAAAAGTTTTTGAAGGTCTCCACTTTTATACCCCTTCTGTAAATGCAATCAATATTGTTTTAGAATCACCAAACGCAGATTTTCCAAAGCTTCTTACCTTTCCTGCTTTTGCTATTTTTAAACCCCGCAACTCCAAAATCTTCAGTGGCCCTTATACTCTTATAGAATACTCACCAGGCAATAGCCTTTTTTTAAAGAAAAATCCTAACTATTATGATTATCATTACGTCTCAATAAATTCGATCACACTATTAATTATTCCTGATATCTATACAGCAATTCATCTTCTAAATAGAGGAAAAATTGATTGGGTAGGACAACCTTGGCATCAAGGTATTCCATGGGAGCTTCATCGACAAACTCAATATTATTATCATAGCTATCCTGTAGAAGGAGCTTTCTGGCTCACCCTAAACACGAAATCCCCACATCTAAAGAATCTTCAAAACAGACATCGATTGGCAACTTCTATTGATAAACGTTCTTTAATTCAAGAAGCTCTTCAAGGGAGCCAAGAACCTGCAGAAACACTTTCTCGAGGAATGCCACAACCCAATCAGTATAACAAAGAAAAGCCATTAACACCTCCAGAAAAACTAGTGTTGACGTATCCTTCAGATATTTTCAGATGCCAACGAATTGCAGAAATTCTGAAAGAACAATGGAAAGCTGCCGGCATAGATTTAATATTAGAAGGTCTGGAATACCATCTTTTTGTTAACAAACGAAAAGTTCAAGATTATGTTATAGCAACGCAAACAGGTGTAGCCTATTATCCTGGAGCTAACTTAATGCCTGAAGAACACAAACTCTTACATAATTTTGAAATTATTCCTCTCTACTATATGAGCTATGACTACCTGACCCAATGTTCTATAGAGGGATTAATTTATAATGCATCTGGAGCTGTGGATCTCAAATACACCTATCTCCCTTAACACCGAGAGAATAGGATCATTAACCAATATTTTTTTGTTGAAGAAGGGTTTCTTTGCGGGTATACTAAGTCTCTCTATAAGAACGCTTTGATCAGAAATTGCTTCTATTTTAATTCATATATGGAGCAAAACAAAGAAGAAATATCCCAAGAGAAATACCCATGTGGTATTTTTATCTAGAAAAACAAAAGAGACCTATTCCTTGTTTAGTGAATATTGCAAACTAAGAATTATAATTTCAAGTTCTTCACTAATTTCAATCCCTATAAACTTAGATTAAGCCTTAAATTGAGAAACTCACATGAAGATATATAGACTTAAATACATCTTAAAAAGTCTTATTGCTATTCCTTGGTTACTCCTCTCTCTGTTAAGTTGCTCAAGACAAGGTAATGACCTTACGAAGAACACTCTAATCATTGCAATGAGCCATGATCCTGCGACTCTAGATCCTCGCAATACCTATTTGAGCAGGGATGCTTCCCTAGCAAAAGCTCTATATGAGGGATTAACAAGAATAACACATAAAGGGGTCGAGCTTGCTCTTGCAGAAAGTTATACTCTGTCTGAAGATAATACAGTCTATACTTTCAAACTAAGGCCCTCTTTATGGAGCGACGGAACCCCTCTTACTGCTTATGACTTTCAAGAGTCTTGGAGACAAATGCAGTTCAAAGAATTTTCATGTTCAAGACCTATACTACTTAGTGTAATTAAGAATTCTTCAGCGATTGTTAGCGGGGAACGAACTATGGAGGCTTTAGGTATACATGCACGAGATGATCTTACCCTAGAGATCTTACTCGAACATCCCTGTCCACACTTTCTAGAACTCCTTGCTCATCCAGCATTTTCTCCTGTACATAAGTCTCTTAGAGACTACAATATCACAAAATACAGAGACAAATATATTTCAAATGGTCCCTTTATCTTAAAAAAATATGAACACCAAAACTACTTAAGTTTAGAAAAAAATCCCCTTTATTATGATCACCAATCAGTCCACTTGGATTCTATAACTCTAAAAATCATACCTGATCCTTCCACTGCAA is a window from the Chlamydia serpentis genome containing:
- a CDS encoding DUF648 domain-containing protein; the protein is MANSCAYAKCYSSWQASLMRSLDSYFACSTRVRQRIVLVDPNGLAFVKEEKFKISTLEKILKIMSFIIFFPLVIVALAIRNFLHKKLDRFSIKCLYLPTEMTREEELIFAANPQLVKEAVLTAVPLFYYTPKKYQLIKFEALEGQAPKITFSINIELLLEDLDLQSLNWPTKYLYDDLDFTGHPEEEALINKIRAIEGKDSEEMSLESKKLLVLHFLECICTQHPTLNEEDEGTVHIRLPFTYHEHGYKTPINVCRYKKTIWYKIFFWQTGSAFRNSPGSLVYDRLVKLGVFTANNYCSLVRTQYISASAPFRALFEADPISMLKLAGFLF
- the tsaD gene encoding tRNA (adenosine(37)-N6)-threonylcarbamoyltransferase complex transferase subunit TsaD, with translation MLTLGLESSCDETACAIVNDDKQILANIIASQDIHTSYGGVVPELASRAHLDTFPKVINKALEQANLSIKDVDLIAVTQTPGLIGSLSIGVHFAKGLAISTRKPLIGVNHVEAHLYAAYMAAQDVLFPALGLVASGAHTAAFLVENPTSYKLIGKSRDDAMGETFDKVGRFLGLPYPAGPLVEKLALEGSENAYSFSPAKVPNYDFSFSGLKTAVLYAIKGNNTNPRSPVPEISQEKQKDIAASFQKAACTTIAQKLPTIIKEFSCQSVLVGGGVAINNYFRSAIKATCNLPLYFPPAKLCSDNAAMIAGLGIESFKKNSSISDIHLCARYQWESVSPSFVFSL
- a CDS encoding peptide ABC transporter substrate-binding protein, with the translated sequence MRKISVGICLALVCVFSLGLQSCKKYNRLYMPKGELAINIRDEPRSLDPRQVRLLSEISLVKHIYEGLVEENTTSGIIEPALAANYSVSEDGLTYTFKLKQAFWSNGDPITAEDFLASWKQMANQEVSGIYAFAFNPIKNVRKIQEKELSIDHFGVSAPNESTLIVTLESPTSHFLKLLALPVFFPVHKSQRTLPLKESLPITSGAFYPKKIKQKQWIKLSKNPYYYNQKQVETQTITIHFIPDANTAAKLFNQGKLNWQGPPWGERIPQETLSSLESRGHLHSFDVAGTSWLTFNIHKFPLNNMKLREALAYALDKESLVSTIFLGRVKTANHLLPTNIHSYPEQQEQEISYRKVYARKLFTEALEELHITAKDLEHLNLIFPVSSPTSSLLVQLIREQWKESLGFTIPIIGKEFALLQSDLSSGNFSLATGGWFADFSDPMAFLTIFAYPSGVPPYATNHKGFLELLQNIEQEKDPNKRSNLVSQASFYLETSHIIEPIYHDAFQFAMNKKLSNLGVSPTGVVDFRYAKEN
- a CDS encoding ATP-binding cassette domain-containing protein produces the protein MTIKVENLAYSVNQKKVLYDVTFSLEEGHITLFVGKSGSGKTTILRALAGLVKPIQGDIVIQGETPALVFQQPELFSHMTVLGNCTHPQIHIKGRSSQEARDKAFELLNFLGIAEVAESYPDQLSGGQKQRVAIVRSLCMDKRTLLFDEPTSALDPFATTSFRHLLETLRDQKFTVGVTTHDMQFVHSCLDRIYLIDQGTIAGAYDKRNGELNLDHPLSKYLHSEEY
- a CDS encoding amino acid ABC transporter permease; translated protein: MDHWLLTTKLLLRGCGYTLFISGIGICCGSILGLLIGTVTSLYFPSRLTKFLANSYVTIIRGTPLFIQILIVYFGLPGVVPIEPTPLVAGIIALSMNSAAYLAENIRGGINSLSIGQWESAIVLGYKKHQIFIYIIYPQVIKNILPSLTNEFVSLIKESSILMVVGVPELTKVTKDIVSRELNPMEMYLVCAGLYFLMTTAFSCVARLSEKRRSYDN
- the argR gene encoding arginine repressor encodes the protein MKKKLTIEETLKEILRLEGAATQEELCEKLSAQGFTTTQSSVSRWLRKIHAVKIPGHHGPSYSLPPSKDNIHAPRLVVSIRHNTYLIVIRTVPGSASWIAGLIDEELKDEVLGTLAGDDTVFVTPVEEQRLLLLVDAIANLLQVFLD